A window of the Coregonus clupeaformis isolate EN_2021a unplaced genomic scaffold, ASM2061545v1 scaf0136, whole genome shotgun sequence genome harbors these coding sequences:
- the LOC121569498 gene encoding uncharacterized protein LOC121569498: MDVQLSISFLRDRLGGAIEDAVRTAVESVLCETVRLLTGLQGDQQQGLSSVPQGDQDTLGLKQRLEAPSGGDWRVQAGSSGAFCNTGPRGSGGGGRGNTRNPMGQTTCSTTQASQRTTVEPHPLEVVEDCAGLPDPFDLVSAGPVMVDFEEGQGMGIPEEWELMNRVYKTEHNEDMALIDGDGTTHFADDHRLHEGDQRTVAVPLEGEMAAKPQDALHPCFSPANIKTEQPEIERCCMAEEALALPLPLPHPANSGVEAGEFGLEQVEAGPQDFVGRLRLWLEKLCPEVIREYEREGCLCELSRRKLIKFSVSFIVEEFGFYPTSAQKTMLAELIVELFPGLRLCAPSAGINGIEHLYDPLSRTGYIETRLRNSRRTLEDHKKKYVLKRRRPEPGLADPPGPRSGLLESQSSEETQRWVELMKRTRPLTRNLPAIHGAMDLTFNARRRWISNTRPSMRAVLAEYPCFLDVPATIDLEFERMFPGKGHSFLAQWSSFVLPRVYQIAECEKHPDISALLQLAATQQGDSYTLTMLKVLIYVLPPTNTSRASLPSRSSVRQAIRYLVDIVPMDTKVSSLFCDPTSLEGPESVSHAQPYIVSVGPLEAPGRQLCIVFPVDRMAIPLPQEGLSNALDKLFKLLRVFELGYPDQLASLYGFLEHLYGLEMTPQGNHDSPSGKGSKVLELLSRLHMPS, encoded by the exons ATGGATGTCCAGTTGTCCATCAGCTTCCTGAGGGACAGACTGGGCGGGGCCATTGAGGATGCAGTGCGTACAGCAGTGGAGTCTGTGCTGTGTGAGACTGTGCGTCTGTTAACCGGGCTCCAAGGGGACCAGCAGCAGGGACTCTCCTCAGTGCCCCAGGGGGACCAGGACACCCTGGGACTGAAGCAGAGGTTAGAGGCCCCCAGCGGGGGTGACTGGAGGGTGCAGGCTGGGTCTTCAGGGGCATTCTGTAACACAGGACCaaggggtagtggtggtggtgggcgCGGCAACACTAGGAATCCGATGGGTCAGACCACTTGCTCGACCACCCAAGCATCACAAAGGACCACCGTGGAGCCCCATCccctggaggtggtggaggactGTGCTGGACTGCCTGACCCGTTTGACCTTGTGTCGGCTGGGCCAGTGATGGTGGACTTTGAGGAGGGTCAGGGCATGGGGATCCCAGAGGAGTGGGAGCTGATGAACAGAGTGTACAAGACGGAGCACAATGAAGACATGGCCCTTATTGATGGGGATGGTACCACACACT TTGCAGATGACCACAGGCTGCATGAAGGAGACCAGAGGACTGTGGCTGTGCCCCTGGAGGGAGAGATGGCTGCCAAGCCCCAGGACGCATTGCACCCCTGCTTCAGCCCAGCCAACATCAAAACAGAGCAACCTGAGATAGAGAGATGCTGCATGGCTGAGGAGGCCCttgctctgcctctgcctctgcctcatCCTGCCAAT AGTGGTGTGGAGGCTGGTGAGTTTGGGCTAGAGCAGGTGGAGGCTGGTCCACAGGACTTTGTAGGTCGCCTGCGCCTGTGGCTGGAGAAACTGTGTCCTGAGGTGATCCGGGAGTACGAGAGGGAAGGCTGTCTGTGTGAGCTGTCCCGCAGGAAGCTCATTAAGTTCTCTGTGTCCTTCATCGTGGAGGAGTTTGGATT CTACCCTACCTCTGCTCAGAAGACAATGCTGGCAGAGCTCATAGTGGAGCTCTTCCCAGGACTCAGGCTCTGTGCACCCTCTGCTGGCATCAATGGCATA GAACACTTGTACGACCCTTTGTCCCGTACGGGTTACATTGAGACGCGCCTACGAAACTCTCGACGCACCCTTGAAGACCACAAGAAGAAGTATGTGCTGAAGAGGCGTCGGCCAGAGCCAGGCCTGGCAGACCCCCCTGGGCCTAGATCGGGGCTCCTGGAGAGCCAGTCCAGTGAGGAGACCCAGAGGTGGGTGGAGCTGATGAAGAGAACCAGGCCACTGACCAGGAACCTGCCTGCCATCCACGGTGCTATGGACCTCACATTCAACGCACGCAGGAGGTGGATCAGCAACACACGGCCTAGTATGAGGGCTGTGTTGGCCGAGTACCCATGTTTTCTTGACGTACCCGCCACG ATTGACCTGGAGTTTGAAAGGATGTTCCCAGGTAAAGGCCACTCCTTCCTGGCCCAGTGGTCATCGTTCGTGTTGCCAAGGGTGTACCAGATCGCAGAGTGCgagaaacacccagacatctCTGCACTTCTCCAACTGGCTGCCACACAGCAAGGAG ACTCCTACACCCTGACTATGCTGAAGGTCCTGATCTATGTACTACCACCAACAAACACCAGTAGAGCCTCCTTACCCTCCAGGAGCAGTGTCAGGCAGGCCATTCGGTATCTGGTGGACATTGTACCG ATGGACACCAAGGTGTCCTCCTTATTCTGTGACCCTACCTCCTTGGAGGGCCCAGAGTCTGTCTCCCACGCTCAGCCCTACATAGTGAGCGTGGGGCCCTTGGAGGCCCCTGGCCGGCAACTTTGCATCGTGTTCCCTGTTGATAGGATGGCAATCCCCCTGCCTCAGGAGGGCCTGAGTAATGCACTGGACAAGCTTTTCAAGCTTCTGCGTGTGTTTGAACTGGGGTACCCAGATCAGCTAGCCTCCCTGTATGGCTTCCTAGAGCACCTGTATGGGCTGGAGATGACCCCACAAGGTAACCATGACTCCCCCAGTGGCAAGGGGTCAAAAGTGCTTGAACTTTTATCACGGCTCCACATGCCCTCCTGA
- the LOC121569497 gene encoding all-trans-retinol 13,14-reductase, with protein sequence MWLIVAIVCPVLAVFLYKYVFRTSGPNPFDIDTREPLKPLVTQKKEKNKVLKQGFLASKIPEKLDAIVIGSGIGGLGVAVLLAKVGKRVLVLEQHDRAGGCCHTFTEKGFEFDVGIHYIGDLLENKPFRCMLDQLTNGQLQWEPLDNPFDHVVLGPPENRRTYPIYSGRNRFPDELKKFFPGEEAAIDEYMRLVKKAGHNVWFMGLLKLVPVPLAKFLVYTGLANRLSFFFRMASRSVTEVVNELTENNDLRAVFSYSFGTYGNMPKDASFSMHSLLVCHYLTGAWYPIGGASEIAYHMIPIVEKAGGAVLVRAPVNRILFNDNKEAIGVSVLKGQEEVHVHAPMVISDAGIFNTYQQLLPKELQAMPAIQKQLGMMKNGAGGLSVFLGLTGTKEDLGLKADNYWIFAEHNMDELVDTYLKGNREESAKSVPLLFVASPSAKDPTWEERSPGKSTLSLVSFANYEWFEEWKDDKVTNRGTDYKELKQIFCDSILEVVMSVFPKITKDKVEFIEAGTPITNTHYIGAPKGEIYGADHGTSRFSAECNATVRPQTPLKNLYLTGQDVFVCGFAGALAGALTCGSVILNRNLHLDAIALAKKTKRVDTKKL encoded by the exons ATGTGGCTCATTGTAGCAATCGTTTGTCCGGTTCTAGCTGTATTCCTATACAAATATGTGTTCCGTACATCCGGACCAAATCCTTTTGATATTGACACTCGTGAGCCGCTTAAACCATTGGTCACCCAAAAGAAGGAGAAAAACAAAGTTCTGAAGCAGG GTTTCTTGGCCAGTAAAATACCTGAGAAACTAGATGCCATTGTCATTGGCAGTGGAATTGGTGGTCTTGGGGTGGCGGTGCTGTTGGCTAAGGTTGGGAAGCGGGTCCTGGTTCTGGAGCAGCATGATCGGGCCGGAGGCTGCTGCCACACCTTTACAGAGAAAGGCTTTGAGTTTGACGTGG GTATCCACTACATCGGGGACCTGTTGGAGAACAAGCCCTTCCGCTGCATGCTTGACCAGCTGACCAATGGGCAGCTCCAGTGGGAGCCCCTGGACAACCCGTTTGACCATGTGGTGTTGGGCCCTCCTGAGAACAGGCGCACCTACCCCATCTACAGCGGCAGGAACCGCTTCCCCGACGAGCTGAAGAAGTTCTTCCCTGGGGAGGAGGCGGCCATCGATGAGTACATGAGGCTGGTCAAG AAAGCAGGACACAACGTTTGGTTCATGGGTCTGCTGAagcttgttcctgtccccctgGCCAAGTTCCTGGTGTACACAGGCCTGGCCAATCGTCTGTCATTCTTCTTCCGCATGGCGTCTCGCAGTGTGACCGAGGTGGTCAACGAGCTGACTGAGAACAATGACCTCAGGGCCGTCTTCAGCTACAGCTTTGGCACTTACG GTAACATGCCCAAAGATGCCAGCTTCTCCATGCACAGCCTGCTGGTCTGCCACTACCTGACCGGCGCCTGGTACCCAATAGGAGGAGCCAGTGAGATCGCCTACCACATGATCCCCATCGTTGAGAAAGCCGGGGGGGCCGTGCTTGTCCGCGCCCCAGTCAACCGCATCCTGTTCAACGACAACAAGGAGGCTATTG GTGTGAGCGTGCTGAAAGGTCAGGAGGAGGTCCATGTGCATGCTCCAATGGTTATCTCCGACGCTGGCATCTTCAACACCTACCAGCAGCTGCTGCCCAAGGAACTCCAGGCCATGCCAG CCATCCAGAAGCAGCTTGGTATGATGAAAAACGGGGCGGGAGGTCTGAGCGTCTTCCTGGGCCTGACTGGAACCAAGGAGGACCTGGGCCTCAAAGCAGACAACTACTGGATCTTCGCAGAGCACAACATGGATGAACT GGTTGACACCTATCTGAAGGGAAACAGGGAGGAGTCAGCAAAAAGTGTGCCACTCCTCTTTGTGGCCTCTCCATCAGCCAAAGACCCCACCTGGGAGGAACGATCACCAG GCAAGTCCACCCTGAGTCTGGTGAGCTTTGCTAACTATGAGTGGTTTGAGGAGTGGAAGGATGACAAGGTGACCAACAGAGGGACTGATTACAAGGAGCTGAAGCAGATATTCTGTGACTCGATTCTGGAGGTGGTGATGAGTGTCTTCCCCAAGATTACCAAGGACAAG gTTGAGTTCATCGAGGCTGGAACACCcataacaaacacacactacattggAGCCCCTAAAGGGGAGATCTATGGAGCAGACCATGGTACTTCTCGTTTCAGCGCTGAGTGCAATGCCACCGTGAGGCCCCAGACACCCCTGAAGAACCTCTACCTCACAG GTCAGgacgtgtttgtgtgtggctTTGCTGGAGCGCTGGCTGGGGCTCTCACCTGTGGTTCTGTCATCCTCAACCGTAACCTGCACCTGGATGCCATCGCTCTGGCCAAGAAGACCAAACGCGTCGACACCAAGAAGTTGTGA